The uncultured Methanomethylovorans sp. genome contains a region encoding:
- a CDS encoding Single-stranded DNA binding protein codes for MNEKYAPHIEELAKALDGIDHDDIKTEFNKLIKFRVPLEEAKRTVLNKFSSKEGPDIKIKEISQAPKSFTLKGRLISVEEKSFVLKGETVNLYSGKIADETGVCFFTAWNDFSLKEGDIIRIHNAYMKHWNNRPEINFGQRSVVEKLPEDPSVPNNEQLFTRSKKIIEINSSDMLVSSQGMVTEMYHRDINIKGKDTTILEGVIADETGKLPFTSWLPMDGVDIGSAISFKAAHVRLFRGIPSLNFTNETSWGLLPKDQCLFSKLDLISDEPKSIPIASVLEKDGIFDVAVTGNVISVRPGSGIIERCPVCNRVIQNNICRAHGTVTGVKDMRIKAILDDGTGAVYIMLNKELSETVFGKSMDEAENIMKASMSKDAVFESMKRSLIGNYLYVRGNSSKSEFGTTIVARSVWLPEDDLLSRLECLLLKLPEDD; via the coding sequence ATGAATGAGAAATATGCGCCTCATATTGAAGAGCTGGCAAAGGCGCTTGATGGTATAGACCACGATGATATCAAAACCGAATTCAATAAACTTATCAAGTTCCGTGTACCTCTTGAAGAAGCAAAAAGAACTGTTCTGAATAAATTCAGCTCAAAAGAGGGGCCAGACATAAAAATTAAGGAAATTTCTCAGGCACCAAAAAGTTTCACTTTGAAAGGCAGACTTATTTCAGTTGAGGAAAAAAGCTTTGTCCTTAAAGGAGAGACTGTGAATCTATATTCAGGCAAGATCGCAGATGAAACAGGTGTTTGTTTTTTTACTGCCTGGAATGATTTCTCTTTAAAGGAAGGGGACATTATTAGGATACACAATGCCTACATGAAACATTGGAACAATCGTCCTGAAATTAATTTTGGGCAACGTTCTGTTGTGGAGAAGCTCCCTGAAGATCCCTCTGTGCCGAACAATGAACAGCTTTTCACTCGATCCAAGAAGATCATCGAAATTAATTCTTCAGATATGCTGGTAAGCTCACAGGGCATGGTTACTGAGATGTATCACCGTGATATCAACATCAAAGGAAAAGACACAACAATTTTAGAAGGGGTCATCGCTGATGAGACTGGAAAACTTCCTTTTACCTCTTGGCTACCCATGGATGGTGTAGATATTGGCAGTGCTATTAGCTTCAAAGCGGCTCATGTAAGGCTTTTCAGAGGGATTCCCTCTTTAAATTTCACGAATGAAACTTCATGGGGACTGCTTCCTAAAGACCAATGTCTTTTTTCAAAACTGGATCTTATAAGCGATGAACCAAAATCGATCCCCATTGCTTCTGTTCTTGAGAAAGATGGTATTTTTGATGTGGCAGTAACAGGGAATGTCATTTCCGTGCGCCCAGGTTCAGGAATAATAGAGAGATGCCCAGTTTGTAATCGTGTTATACAGAATAATATTTGCAGAGCACATGGGACGGTTACTGGTGTCAAAGATATGCGCATCAAGGCAATACTTGACGATGGTACGGGAGCTGTCTATATCATGTTGAACAAGGAACTCTCAGAGACTGTTTTTGGCAAATCTATGGACGAAGCTGAGAACATTATGAAAGCTTCCATGTCAAAAGATGCTGTTTTTGAAAGCATGAAAAGATCTCTGATAGGGAATTATCTCTATGTAAGAGGTAATTCATCAAAAAGCGAGTTTGGCACAACTATTGTTGCTAGGTCTGTCTGGTTACCGGAAGATGATCTTCTTTCCCGTTTAGAATGTTTATTGTTAAAATTACCAGAGGATGATTAA
- a CDS encoding flavodoxin domain-containing protein, with product MTKLAIVYLSTQGSTQMMAEAIAEGVSQKHIEVRVNNFYEWDPKDAATYDGIAIGSSTFYYKMLEPIAKFLDALIAEGVEGKVGAAFGSYGWSGEAPVMIAEKMREAGMKVVDPVLRIQYVPDEKDLKECQRLGKDIAMKLKKLVKE from the coding sequence ATGACTAAACTTGCAATAGTTTATCTTAGTACCCAAGGAAGCACTCAGATGATGGCTGAGGCTATAGCTGAAGGTGTAAGTCAGAAACATATAGAAGTAAGAGTGAATAACTTCTATGAATGGGATCCAAAAGATGCTGCTACTTACGATGGTATAGCTATAGGTTCCTCGACTTTTTATTACAAAATGCTTGAACCCATTGCAAAGTTCCTTGATGCACTAATAGCCGAGGGAGTAGAAGGAAAAGTAGGAGCTGCATTTGGATCGTATGGATGGAGTGGTGAAGCACCCGTAATGATAGCAGAAAAAATGCGTGAAGCTGGGATGAAAGTAGTGGATCCTGTACTGAGAATACAGTATGTTCCTGATGAAAAGGACTTGAAGGAATGTCAGCGTTTGGGGAAGGATATTGCTATGAAACTGAAAAAACTCGTAAAAGAGTGA
- a CDS encoding histone family protein gives MTIIPLAPIERLIRSAGSQRVSESAAMALSEILEEYGLDISREAIKLAEHAGRKTVKSEDIALAKDMLSKKMYK, from the coding sequence TTGACAATAATTCCACTTGCACCAATAGAAAGGCTGATAAGAAGCGCTGGTTCCCAGAGAGTAAGCGAATCGGCGGCAATGGCTCTTTCAGAGATACTTGAAGAATATGGTTTGGACATTTCCAGAGAAGCAATAAAGCTAGCTGAACATGCAGGAAGGAAAACAGTAAAATCAGAAGACATCGCCTTGGCAAAGGACATGCTTTCCAAGAAGATGTACAAATAA
- a CDS encoding small multi-drug export protein, whose product MTLQEILTNIFGTFPDWLATILISCLPVAELRGAIPIAILQYQMNPVEAYILAVIGNMIPVIPLLLYLDPVSSYLRQFRSWDRFFNWLFIRTRRNHSDTFEKYGTLGLAIFVAIPLPATGAWSGCAAAFVFGIGFKHALIAITIGVLIAGLVVTVVTLGGLSLSNLFI is encoded by the coding sequence ATGACTCTTCAAGAAATACTCACAAATATTTTTGGAACCTTCCCTGACTGGCTTGCTACGATACTTATAAGTTGTTTACCTGTGGCTGAACTAAGAGGTGCTATCCCTATTGCAATACTGCAATATCAAATGAATCCAGTTGAGGCATATATCCTTGCAGTTATAGGCAATATGATACCTGTGATTCCTCTTCTGTTATATTTGGATCCAGTATCTAGCTATCTAAGACAATTCAGGTCATGGGACAGGTTTTTCAACTGGCTTTTTATCCGCACTCGTCGTAATCATTCGGATACATTTGAAAAATATGGAACCTTAGGCCTAGCCATTTTTGTTGCCATTCCTTTACCTGCAACAGGTGCCTGGTCAGGTTGTGCTGCAGCCTTTGTTTTTGGGATAGGCTTTAAGCATGCTCTTATAGCCATAACCATAGGCGTTCTTATTGCAGGTTTAGTAGTAACAGTAGTTACCCTTGGAGGCCTAAGTCTATCTAACCTGTTTATATGA